A region from the Methylocella sp. genome encodes:
- a CDS encoding AAA family ATPase → MTSEILSEGEQRALALAAFLTEIAVTEGAGPIVIDDPVSSLDRDRGLKVAARIAAEAQKRQVIVFTHDLIFFNDLCREADDLGVTTETIALFADGANAGKVDPAGVSWKGLGVTKRLARIRNDFAPLKKLHTSSPADYEFKVKHLYGRLRDSYERLVEEHIFCDVVRRGVDRIETQKLRMVHLSDALAIRFHDGMTKANTHSHDNPASDTVSIPDPAAFESDLAYIEQLITDLKAESVSAEGNRPSMKLKKD, encoded by the coding sequence TTGACCTCTGAGATTCTCAGCGAAGGCGAGCAGCGCGCGCTCGCGCTTGCGGCATTTCTAACGGAAATCGCCGTGACGGAAGGAGCGGGCCCGATCGTCATCGACGATCCCGTCTCATCCTTGGACCGTGATCGCGGATTGAAGGTCGCGGCCCGCATCGCAGCCGAGGCGCAAAAGCGCCAGGTAATCGTCTTTACGCACGACTTGATCTTCTTCAACGACCTATGCCGAGAAGCCGATGATCTCGGCGTTACGACCGAAACGATCGCACTCTTCGCCGATGGCGCCAATGCGGGCAAGGTCGATCCCGCCGGGGTGTCGTGGAAAGGGTTGGGCGTGACCAAGCGCCTCGCGCGGATCCGAAACGACTTCGCGCCATTGAAGAAGCTCCACACGTCGAGCCCGGCGGACTATGAATTCAAGGTGAAACACCTCTATGGGCGCCTGCGAGACAGCTACGAGCGCCTCGTGGAGGAACACATCTTTTGCGACGTGGTCCGGCGCGGCGTCGACAGGATTGAGACTCAAAAGCTGCGCATGGTGCATCTGTCCGATGCGCTCGCGATCCGATTCCACGATGGTATGACGAAAGCCAATACGCACAGCCATGACAATCCGGCGTCAGACACCGTCTCAATCCCAGATCCAGCCGCATTCGAGTCGGACCTGGCCTACATCGAGCAGCTCATCACCGACCTCAAGGCGGAGAGCGTCTCGGCGGAAGGCAACCGTCCCAGCATGAAGCTGAAAAAGGATTAG
- a CDS encoding class I SAM-dependent methyltransferase: MSGFSAEWLALREPFDHRARNAQLRAAVTAHFAQRDQISIVDLACGAGSNLRGLVPYLPLRQTWRLVDHDPRLLAAAKNALIAWADALESFDPLILLKGDRRIEVIFAGIDLVAAPGSALDHGADLVTSAAFFDLVSPAWIKVFCAELARRKQPLYAILTYSGEEVWLPPHPDDATILRAFHQHQGRDKGFGPAAGPRGALLLREALEAQGFRVAVELSPWRLTAADYPLVEALADGIAAAAAETQSAPAAMIANWRDARRRATGCEIGHSDLFAIP; encoded by the coding sequence GTGAGCGGCTTCTCCGCCGAATGGCTTGCTTTGCGTGAGCCTTTCGACCATCGCGCCCGCAACGCGCAACTGCGCGCCGCAGTGACCGCACATTTCGCGCAACGCGATCAAATTTCGATTGTTGATCTTGCCTGCGGAGCCGGCTCAAACCTGCGCGGTTTGGTGCCATATCTGCCGCTGCGCCAAACATGGCGGCTGGTAGATCACGATCCACGCCTGCTCGCAGCGGCGAAAAATGCGCTGATCGCTTGGGCGGATGCTTTGGAAAGCTTCGACCCTCTCATCCTTCTGAAAGGCGATCGCCGCATCGAAGTAATCTTTGCAGGAATTGACCTCGTCGCCGCGCCAGGCTCGGCCCTTGATCACGGGGCTGATCTCGTCACTTCCGCGGCCTTTTTCGATCTTGTATCCCCGGCTTGGATCAAAGTCTTTTGCGCCGAACTCGCGAGACGCAAGCAGCCGCTTTACGCCATCCTGACCTATTCGGGAGAGGAGGTCTGGCTTCCTCCGCATCCTGATGATGCGACGATCCTCCGCGCTTTTCATCAGCACCAGGGAAGAGACAAAGGCTTTGGTCCCGCCGCGGGACCACGCGGGGCGTTGCTTCTACGGGAGGCTCTGGAGGCGCAGGGCTTTCGAGTCGCTGTGGAGCTAAGCCCTTGGCGGCTCACCGCGGCGGATTACCCGCTTGTCGAAGCTCTCGCCGATGGCATCGCCGCAGCCGCGGCTGAGACGCAATCAGCGCCGGCGGCGATGATTGCAAATTGGCGGGACGCCCGCCGCCGCGCGACAGGCTGCGAGATCGGGCATAGCGATCTTTTTGCAATTCCCTAG
- a CDS encoding 6-carboxytetrahydropterin synthase — protein MYAVEVREHIMIAHSFRGELFGPAQRLHGATFIVDVAFFRETLTSDGVVIDIGRAHDALKAILAPLNYRNLDEVEAFKGQQTTTEFISRHIFEAMAVAARSGALGPGGEGVDRIRVTLHESHVARAWFEGAVAG, from the coding sequence ATGTACGCCGTCGAAGTTCGTGAACATATCATGATAGCGCATAGCTTTCGCGGGGAGTTGTTTGGCCCGGCGCAACGGCTTCATGGCGCCACCTTTATTGTCGATGTCGCTTTTTTCCGTGAAACCTTGACGTCGGACGGCGTCGTCATCGACATTGGCCGCGCCCACGATGCCCTGAAGGCAATTCTTGCGCCGCTCAATTATCGCAATCTCGATGAGGTTGAGGCCTTTAAAGGTCAGCAAACGACGACGGAATTCATCTCGCGTCATATTTTTGAAGCGATGGCGGTCGCCGCGCGTTCGGGCGCGCTTGGCCCCGGCGGGGAGGGCGTCGACCGCATTCGCGTAACCTTGCATGAATCGCATGTGGCGCGCGCTTGGTTTGAGGGGGCTGTCGCTGGGTGA
- a CDS encoding 2OG-Fe(II) oxygenase codes for MNFSRRYDESIAFLRSLDDAWGRAYRAGRPVSARPEGGARALSGAHSSDRLPAKSARGTSRAKLRHDVSRVDSGHRHTLGIIFHDAK; via the coding sequence ATGAATTTCTCCCGCCGCTACGACGAGTCTATCGCCTTCCTGCGCAGCCTCGATGACGCCTGGGGCCGGGCTTATCGCGCAGGTCGGCCCGTGTCTGCACGACCCGAAGGCGGCGCGCGAGCCCTATCAGGCGCTCATTCGAGCGATCGCCTACCCGCCAAAAGCGCTCGCGGAACCTCCCGCGCCAAGCTTCGCCATGACGTCAGCCGTGTGGACTCCGGCCATAGGCACACGCTCGGCATCATTTTTCATGACGCAAAGTAG
- a CDS encoding glycosyltransferase family 4 protein gives MRLLFAISGDLSLRTGGYGYDRRVLQELPGCGVDVLHLALQGSFPDPAPDDVARAVRAINDNLLPGDVVLADGLAYGALPEDAIRAINAPIIALCHHPLGLETGLPPARRRALLDSERMALALAAHVIVTSVHTSLLLAQDFDVSAKRISVARPGVDRAARASGSGGPPTLLAVGSIIPRKGFDVLVEALAGLTDCDWRLRIAGSPARSPETATALNRLIEIQGLGGRVECLGDLSAAALAAVFDASDIFVSSSLYEGYGMALAEAMTCGLPIVATTGGAAADTVPDMAGLKVSPGDVVGLRQALRRMILDNELRSRLADASWRAGQDLPRWHDAALVIANVARDSAPVSP, from the coding sequence ATGCGGCTTCTGTTCGCAATTTCAGGCGATCTGTCATTGCGCACGGGCGGATATGGCTATGACAGGAGAGTGTTGCAGGAACTGCCCGGCTGCGGCGTCGATGTTCTTCACCTCGCTTTGCAAGGGAGCTTCCCAGACCCTGCTCCAGATGATGTGGCTCGCGCCGTGCGCGCTATAAATGACAATCTTCTGCCGGGCGACGTAGTTCTGGCTGATGGGCTCGCCTATGGCGCGCTGCCTGAGGATGCAATCCGCGCTATCAATGCGCCAATCATCGCCCTTTGCCACCATCCGCTCGGGTTAGAGACCGGACTGCCGCCGGCGCGCCGTCGCGCGCTTCTTGATAGCGAGCGAATGGCGTTGGCGCTCGCCGCTCATGTTATCGTAACAAGCGTACATACCAGCCTTTTGCTGGCGCAAGACTTCGATGTTTCGGCAAAACGCATTTCAGTCGCGCGTCCCGGCGTTGATCGCGCTGCGCGAGCTTCTGGATCAGGCGGACCGCCAACCCTGCTCGCCGTTGGCTCGATTATCCCGCGCAAGGGCTTTGACGTGCTCGTCGAAGCGCTCGCAGGGCTTACCGATTGCGACTGGCGCCTGCGGATTGCCGGCAGTCCCGCGCGCTCGCCCGAAACCGCGACGGCGCTCAATAGGCTCATCGAGATCCAAGGTCTTGGCGGTCGCGTCGAATGTCTTGGTGACTTATCCGCCGCAGCGCTCGCAGCCGTTTTCGACGCAAGCGATATCTTCGTGTCCTCCTCTCTCTATGAAGGTTATGGAATGGCGCTCGCCGAGGCCATGACCTGTGGCTTGCCTATCGTCGCGACAACGGGCGGCGCGGCGGCGGATACGGTTCCCGACATGGCCGGCTTGAAAGTTTCGCCCGGCGATGTCGTCGGCCTGCGGCAGGCCTTGCGAAGGATGATTTTGGACAATGAGTTGCGTTCGCGCTTGGCCGATGCGTCTTGGCGCGCTGGGCAGGATCTGCCTCGTTGGCATGATGCGGCGCTGGTGATCGCCAACGTCGCGCGCGACAGCGCGCCGGTTTCGCCGTGA
- a CDS encoding cytochrome b/b6 domain-containing protein — translation MSGTYAENGQDYSAAAKWLHWIVAAIVITLIPVGVIMADLPEGSLQDWMFFFHESFGVTVLALMVVRLIQRLRGAPPPYPTLTRTERILSIAVHRALYLLLFLAPLLGWLALSAYGLGPAFFGLGKLPALIGKDEPLSKILFQLHGLVGFVIAGVVAIHIAGAFLHGFVKRDGLIFRMLPVSWRG, via the coding sequence ATGAGCGGGACATACGCCGAGAACGGGCAGGATTATTCGGCGGCGGCCAAATGGCTTCACTGGATTGTCGCCGCGATTGTCATCACGCTAATTCCAGTGGGCGTCATCATGGCGGATTTGCCCGAAGGCTCCCTTCAAGACTGGATGTTCTTCTTCCATGAATCTTTTGGCGTCACGGTCTTGGCGCTGATGGTTGTGCGCCTCATCCAACGATTGCGCGGAGCGCCCCCTCCATATCCTACCCTCACGCGGACAGAGCGCATCCTTTCGATCGCGGTCCATCGAGCGCTCTATTTATTATTGTTTCTGGCCCCACTTCTTGGCTGGCTGGCTTTGTCCGCCTATGGTCTTGGGCCGGCCTTCTTTGGCCTCGGCAAACTCCCCGCTCTCATCGGCAAGGATGAGCCGCTTTCTAAAATTCTATTCCAGCTCCACGGTCTTGTTGGTTTTGTCATCGCCGGAGTCGTCGCCATTCATATCGCGGGGGCTTTCCTTCACGGCTTTGTCAAGCGCGATGGTCTGATCTTTAGGATGCTCCCTGTCAGCTGGCGCGGCTAG
- the ada gene encoding bifunctional DNA-binding transcriptional regulator/O6-methylguanine-DNA methyltransferase Ada codes for MTASTPKDTAPSVADDPRWARVVARDKTADGQFWYSVSTTGIYCRPSCPSRTANPKNAQLHSTLESARATGFRACKRCNPEGLSIESENAALVAKACRIIEESEEQPSLEEIADAVGLSASYFHRVFKTTIGLTPKDYATAHRAKKIREGLSSGNTVTEAIYDAGFNSSGRFYEKSTGMLGMTPTQYRAGGANEEIKFAVGQTSLGAILVASSKKGVASILLGDDPDKLVRNLQDRFPKARLIGADRDYEALVARVVGFIESPGIGLDLPLDVRGTAFQQRVWQVLREIPVGETVSYAEIARRIESPKAMRAVAGACAANNLAVAIPCHRVVRNDGSLSGYAWGVERKRILLNREATRSI; via the coding sequence ATGACCGCCTCGACTCCCAAAGATACCGCGCCCTCGGTCGCAGATGATCCGCGATGGGCTCGCGTCGTCGCTCGCGATAAAACCGCCGACGGCCAGTTCTGGTACTCGGTTTCAACGACGGGCATCTATTGCCGTCCGTCATGCCCATCGAGGACCGCCAACCCTAAGAACGCGCAGCTCCACAGCACGCTGGAGAGCGCCCGCGCGACGGGCTTCCGGGCGTGCAAGCGTTGCAATCCGGAAGGTCTCTCGATCGAAAGCGAGAACGCGGCCTTGGTCGCAAAGGCATGCCGGATCATTGAAGAAAGCGAAGAGCAACCCTCGTTGGAGGAAATCGCAGACGCGGTTGGCCTCAGCGCGAGCTATTTCCATCGCGTTTTCAAGACCACGATCGGCCTGACGCCGAAGGACTATGCGACTGCCCATCGCGCGAAAAAGATCCGCGAGGGCCTTTCCTCCGGCAATACAGTCACGGAAGCGATCTACGACGCCGGCTTCAATTCCAGTGGTCGCTTCTACGAGAAATCGACCGGCATGCTGGGCATGACGCCGACGCAATATCGCGCCGGCGGCGCCAATGAGGAAATCAAGTTCGCTGTCGGGCAGACGTCGCTCGGCGCAATTCTCGTCGCGTCAAGCAAGAAGGGCGTCGCCTCGATCCTGCTCGGCGACGATCCGGACAAACTCGTTCGCAATCTTCAGGATCGCTTTCCCAAAGCCCGTCTCATTGGCGCCGATCGCGACTACGAGGCGCTCGTCGCGCGGGTCGTCGGCTTCATTGAGTCGCCCGGCATCGGCCTCGATCTGCCTCTCGACGTACGCGGCACCGCCTTCCAGCAGCGCGTCTGGCAGGTGCTCCGGGAAATCCCGGTCGGAGAAACTGTCTCCTACGCGGAGATTGCCCGGCGCATTGAATCACCGAAGGCGATGCGCGCGGTGGCGGGGGCCTGCGCGGCCAACAACCTAGCCGTCGCCATTCCCTGTCACCGCGTCGTCCGCAATGACGGTTCGCTCTCAGGCTATGCCTGGGGCGTCGAGCGCAAGCGTATTCTGCTCAATCGCGAGGCCACGCGATCCATCTGA
- a CDS encoding RibD family protein — translation MERTEAILEPQDYAAPTPSNSSDIFFPFYDADPNRPFIVAQIGQSLDGRVATISGESRDISGAAGLDHLHRLRAHVDAVIIGTGTIIADDPQLTVRRTKGNSPARVVIDSSGRLGSLGKWLACDGARRILITTAPAAVPSGVETIQLAAKNGKIEPKAIVEALFARGLSRLLIEGGPRTLAGFIDAGCIDRLHVLVAPVIIGSGRSGFELSPVPELKLARRPRTKVYFLGGGDVLFDCDLSTCPQQSN, via the coding sequence GTGGAACGGACCGAAGCCATCTTAGAGCCCCAAGACTATGCAGCGCCGACTCCATCAAATTCCAGCGATATTTTCTTCCCGTTTTACGATGCGGATCCAAACCGTCCCTTTATTGTAGCGCAAATTGGGCAATCGCTCGATGGTCGGGTCGCCACGATTAGCGGCGAATCCCGTGATATTAGTGGTGCGGCGGGGCTCGATCATCTGCACCGTCTTCGCGCGCATGTCGACGCAGTAATTATTGGAACCGGAACAATCATTGCTGACGATCCTCAGCTCACGGTGCGGCGGACAAAGGGAAATAGCCCAGCCCGAGTAGTAATCGATTCGTCCGGTCGATTGGGTTCTCTGGGTAAATGGTTAGCTTGCGACGGCGCCCGCCGCATTCTCATTACTACGGCGCCGGCCGCGGTTCCGTCGGGAGTTGAAACTATTCAGCTTGCAGCTAAGAACGGCAAAATTGAACCCAAGGCCATTGTTGAGGCTCTATTCGCCAGAGGGTTGAGCCGGCTGCTTATTGAGGGGGGCCCGCGTACGCTCGCCGGCTTTATTGACGCAGGCTGCATCGACCGACTGCATGTACTGGTGGCGCCGGTTATCATCGGGTCTGGACGGTCAGGATTCGAACTTTCTCCGGTGCCGGAACTCAAGCTTGCGCGCCGTCCTCGCACCAAGGTCTACTTTCTCGGCGGCGGAGACGTATTGTTTGACTGTGATCTATCGACCTGTCCGCAACAATCGAACTGA
- a CDS encoding zinc-binding alcohol dehydrogenase: MAIEDPGPDEALVVMSWSCISRGTERLVFEGRVPISERERMRAPLQEGEFSFPVKYGYCAVGRVEAGPEKWLGRNVFCLHPHQDRFVAPLGLLCSIPDNIAPRRATLAANMETALNGLWDSGAGPGDRIVVIGAGLVGLLIAALAGELPGAEVTVVDAEPARASIAKLIGARFISEAEFRSTCRDEADVVFHCSGTQAGLSLALACAGFEATIVEMSWYGDALLNLPLGGGFHANRLRLISSQVGHVSPSRRPRWSFARRLGKALELLGSDQFDALITEEVSFDDLARDLPRILASDAQGVATVVRY; encoded by the coding sequence ATGGCGATTGAAGATCCTGGCCCCGACGAAGCCCTTGTCGTTATGTCGTGGAGCTGCATCAGCCGCGGCACCGAGCGGCTAGTCTTTGAGGGGCGCGTGCCGATTTCGGAGAGAGAACGAATGCGGGCGCCTCTGCAGGAGGGAGAGTTTTCGTTCCCAGTGAAATATGGCTATTGCGCTGTTGGCAGAGTCGAGGCAGGCCCGGAAAAATGGCTTGGGCGGAATGTTTTCTGCCTGCATCCGCATCAGGACCGCTTTGTCGCGCCCCTCGGCCTGCTTTGCTCCATACCTGACAATATCGCGCCTCGCCGCGCGACGCTTGCAGCCAATATGGAGACCGCCCTCAACGGGCTGTGGGATTCTGGCGCTGGTCCCGGCGACCGGATTGTCGTGATTGGCGCCGGCCTTGTCGGCCTGCTGATTGCGGCGCTGGCTGGGGAGTTGCCGGGGGCCGAAGTCACCGTCGTCGATGCCGAGCCGGCTCGCGCCAGCATCGCCAAGTTGATTGGCGCTCGCTTTATCAGCGAGGCCGAGTTTCGATCAACTTGTCGCGATGAAGCCGATGTTGTCTTCCACTGCAGCGGAACGCAGGCTGGTCTATCGCTTGCACTCGCTTGCGCCGGGTTCGAGGCCACAATCGTCGAAATGAGCTGGTATGGCGATGCGCTGCTCAACCTCCCGCTGGGAGGCGGCTTCCACGCTAATCGGTTGCGGCTGATTTCATCCCAGGTTGGCCATGTCTCGCCATCGCGACGACCTCGATGGTCGTTCGCGCGGCGGCTAGGTAAGGCTTTGGAGCTGCTTGGCAGTGACCAATTTGACGCGTTGATCACCGAGGAAGTCAGTTTCGACGATCTCGCGCGCGATTTGCCCCGTATTCTGGCGTCCGACGCTCAAGGCGTCGCGACAGTGGTTCGCTACTGA
- the mdoH gene encoding glucans biosynthesis glucosyltransferase MdoH, which produces MIRPFYDKGGVSASQFAADEFCQDMNDPYFATAPAGLEKLKDLTRRRRCVAAINLAVYLILLIWLGALFQHVGWSAIYIAIFIAFAVTAPWSVLGLCNATLGLWLLHRSPNGLASVAPFARAGDATTRLRSRTAILMTIRNEDVSRVLARLRVMKKSLDATGEGAQFDWFVLSDTTDPVIAAQEDKAFANWNAQRGNDSDRLRYRRRSRNIGYKAGNISDFCDRFGDQFEFMILLDADSLMDGETIVRFVRIGEAHPRIGILQSLVVGAPSTSAFARIFQFGMRHGMRPYTMGAAWWAADCGPFWGHNALVRIAPFRAHCALPKLKGDQHVLSHDQIEAVLMRRAGFEVRVLPIECGSYEDNPPNLLEFTRRDLRWCEGNMQYLRLLSMPGLFPMSRFQLLWAISMFIGVPAWTSIIALVALLPLTQQNLSSFPTIATALLYLLFLVCYLSPRLAGFIDVAITPGGLKRHGGVARFAASVCLEILFSFIIGPITTFRTSLFMLGLLFKRTAIWSGQARDAHAISWRVAARSLWPQLMFGALIFGVGAAFAPRLLLWSLPLTLGYLIAIPFAKATASPQWGAFLARTGLCATPEEIVEPAIFKDLRREREHREPQVLVPEPSYESV; this is translated from the coding sequence ATGATCCGGCCCTTCTACGACAAAGGCGGCGTGAGCGCCAGCCAGTTTGCAGCCGATGAGTTTTGCCAAGACATGAATGACCCCTATTTCGCGACGGCGCCGGCTGGCCTGGAGAAGCTTAAAGATTTAACCCGCCGCCGCCGTTGCGTCGCCGCGATCAACCTAGCCGTTTATCTGATTCTCCTTATTTGGCTCGGCGCCCTCTTTCAGCATGTCGGCTGGAGCGCAATCTACATTGCAATCTTCATAGCCTTCGCCGTCACTGCGCCCTGGAGCGTGCTCGGGCTCTGCAACGCGACATTAGGTTTATGGCTTCTCCATAGGAGCCCCAACGGGTTGGCGTCCGTGGCGCCTTTTGCTCGCGCAGGCGATGCGACAACCCGGCTGCGGAGCCGGACAGCCATATTGATGACGATCCGCAACGAGGATGTCTCGCGCGTGCTCGCGCGGTTGCGAGTCATGAAGAAAAGTCTCGATGCCACCGGGGAAGGAGCTCAATTCGATTGGTTTGTTTTGAGCGACACCACGGATCCCGTCATCGCCGCGCAAGAGGATAAGGCCTTCGCCAACTGGAATGCGCAGAGAGGCAACGACTCAGACCGTTTACGCTACCGCCGACGATCCCGAAACATCGGCTACAAGGCCGGCAACATCAGCGATTTTTGCGACCGCTTCGGCGACCAATTCGAATTCATGATTCTGCTCGACGCCGACAGTTTGATGGATGGCGAAACGATCGTGCGCTTTGTGCGCATCGGCGAAGCCCATCCCCGTATTGGCATCCTGCAGAGCCTTGTTGTCGGCGCGCCGTCTACTTCGGCTTTTGCGCGCATTTTCCAGTTCGGGATGCGGCACGGCATGCGGCCCTATACGATGGGGGCCGCCTGGTGGGCTGCCGACTGCGGCCCTTTCTGGGGGCACAATGCGCTCGTCCGCATCGCTCCATTCCGGGCGCATTGCGCGCTGCCAAAGCTTAAAGGCGACCAGCATGTTCTGTCGCACGATCAGATCGAAGCCGTGCTGATGCGGCGCGCTGGATTCGAGGTTCGCGTGCTCCCAATCGAATGCGGCAGCTACGAGGACAATCCTCCAAATCTGCTTGAATTCACGCGGCGGGATTTGCGCTGGTGCGAAGGCAACATGCAATATTTGAGATTGCTCTCCATGCCCGGGCTTTTTCCGATGAGCCGCTTTCAGCTCTTATGGGCGATCAGCATGTTTATCGGCGTTCCGGCCTGGACCTCAATCATTGCGCTCGTCGCTCTCTTGCCGCTGACGCAGCAGAATTTATCTAGCTTCCCAACTATCGCCACAGCGCTTCTCTATCTGCTTTTTCTTGTGTGTTATCTCTCGCCGAGGCTCGCCGGCTTTATCGATGTCGCAATTACGCCGGGCGGCCTCAAGCGGCACGGCGGCGTCGCGCGTTTTGCGGCGAGCGTTTGCCTCGAAATTCTGTTTTCCTTTATCATTGGGCCTATCACCACATTCCGCACAAGCCTCTTCATGCTCGGCCTGCTCTTTAAGCGAACGGCGATATGGAGCGGACAGGCGCGGGATGCCCATGCGATCTCGTGGCGCGTGGCCGCGCGAAGCCTTTGGCCGCAGCTTATGTTTGGCGCTCTCATATTTGGGGTTGGGGCCGCGTTTGCTCCTCGCCTGCTGCTATGGTCATTGCCGCTGACCTTGGGCTATCTAATCGCCATCCCCTTTGCAAAGGCGACCGCCTCTCCACAGTGGGGAGCCTTTCTCGCCCGGACCGGCCTCTGCGCAACTCCCGAGGAAATTGTCGAACCGGCGATTTTCAAAGACCTTCGACGAGAACGGGAGCATAGAGAGCCGCAAGTGTTAGTTCCCGAACCGAGCTATGAATCGGTTTAG